A segment of the Aureimonas sp. SA4125 genome:
CCAGGATGCGCGGCTGTTTCCCCATCTCACCGTCCGGCAGAACCTCGTCTATGGCCGCTGGTTCACGCCCCGGGAGGAGCGCTACCAGTCCTTCGACCGGGTGGTGGACCTGCTCGGCATCGCGCCGCTGCTGGAGCGGCGGCCGAGCCTCCTGTCGGGCGGCGAACGCCAGCGCGTCGCCATCGGCCGGGCGCTGATCGCCAGTCCCCGTCTCCTCCTGATGGACGAGCCCCTGGCCGCGCTCGACGAGGCCCGCAAGGCGGAGATCCTGCCCTATATCCGGCGCCTGCGCGACGAAGCGGGCATCCCGATCCTCTACGTCAGCCATTCCGTCGCCGAGGTGCTGCAATTGGCATCGATGGTGGTCGTTCTCTCGGCCGGACGCGTCGTCGCCGAAGGCGATCCGGCGGCGACGCTGCGCCGTCTCGACCTCTATCCCATGACCGAAGAGGTCGAGGCCGGCAGCATCGTCGACACCAGGGTCGAGCGCCACGACGAGCATTTCGGCCTGACGCATCTGGCCTCGGCGGCGGGCACGCTGCAGGTGCCGCTGCTGGCGGACGCGATCGGCACCCCGGTGCGGCTGCGGCTGCGGACCCGCGACGTGATGATCGCCACGCGGCGCCCCGAGGGCCTCAGCGCGCTGAACATTCTCTCCGGCACGATCAGGGCGATCACCGACAGCGGTCCGACCTCGGCGGACATCCGGCTCGACTGCCACGGCACCGAAATCTCCGCCCGCATCACCCGGCAATCCGTCGCCATGCTGGACCTCTCGGTCGGCCTCCCGGTCCACGCCGTCGTCAAGACGATCTCCTTCGACCGCGGCGGTGGGGAGCGGGGCGGGCCTCGCGGAGAGGACCGCGACGCGTCTCCGTGATCGCGGCACTCTCCCCGAGGCGACAGGACGGCAGGACAGGCCGTCCTTGACCGGCCGGCACCCTCCGCCGACAGTCGCCCTCCAGCCGATCCACTCCGGGCCGCCGAATGCCAGCCAATGTCACCCTTCGCCTCGATTTCGACGCCGGCCGGCGGCTTGGCCACGGCAAGATCGCCTTGCTCGAGGCCGTAGAGCGGCACGGGTCGATCGCGGCGGCTGGGCGCGAGTTCGGCATGTCCTACCGCCGGGCCTGGCTCCTCGTCGACGAGCTCAACCGGATGTTCTCCGCGCCCATGGTCGCGGCGCGCGGGGGCGGCCGCAATGGCGGCGGAGCGGCGCTGACGGAGACGGGCTCGCGCGTTGTCGCGCTCTACCGCGCTGCCGAAAAGACGATCCTCGCCGGCGCTGCCGCGGAGATCGACGCGCTCGAAGCGCTCCTCGCCACGTCGGCCGCCGACGCGTCGCCGGCTGATCCGTCTCCCCTCGACCTTTCGCCTGGCGAATTGCCCGGCTGACCTTGCGAGAGTCGTCTCCTGGCCCACCCTGGCGGCGCCTTCGCAAAACCGTCATGTCCCCCGCTTAGAGCCTTGCGCGACAGAAGGAATGATATGACCGACATTTCCGTGCGCGGGGTCAGCAAACGCTTCGGCGCGACGCAGGCCCTTGCCGACATCTCCCTCGATTTCGCGTCGGGCTCGTTCACCGCGCTTCTCGGCGCCTCGGGCTGCGGCAAGACCACGCTCCTGCGTCTCATCGCCGGTTTCGAGGCGCCCGACAGCGGCGAGATCCGTTTTGGCGGGGACGTGGTCGCCGACGCCCGGCGTCAGGTGGCGCCCGAACACCGCGGCGTCGGCGTCGTCTTCCAGTCCTATGCGCTGTGGCCGCACATGAATGTCGGCGACAACGTCGCCTATCCCCTGAAGACCCGACGCGTCGGCCGCGAGGAGGTTCAGGCAAGGGTCGAGGCGGTGCTGGCGACCGTCGGCCTGAGCGGGTTCGGCACCCGGCGGATCGAGGAGCTCTCCGGCGGCCAGCGCCAGCGCGTGGCGTTGGCGCGCTGCCTCGTCGCCGAATCGCGGATCATTCTCTTTGACGAGCCGCTGGCCAATCTCGACATGCATCTGCGAGCGTCGATGACGGTCGCCTTTCGCGAGATCCACGATCGCACGGGCACGACCATGGTCTATGTCACGCATGACCAGTCCGAGGCGCTGGCGCTCGCCGACCGGGTGGTGGTCATGCAGGCGGGCCGAATCCTGCAGGCGGACGAACCCGCCAACGTCTACGCCGCGCCGGCGGACAGGACCGTCGCCGGCTTTGTCGGACGAGGATTTCTCGTGCCCTGCGCGGTGTCCGCCTGCCGTGATGGCATGGC
Coding sequences within it:
- a CDS encoding ABC transporter ATP-binding protein, whose translation is MTDISVRGVSKRFGATQALADISLDFASGSFTALLGASGCGKTTLLRLIAGFEAPDSGEIRFGGDVVADARRQVAPEHRGVGVVFQSYALWPHMNVGDNVAYPLKTRRVGREEVQARVEAVLATVGLSGFGTRRIEELSGGQRQRVALARCLVAESRIILFDEPLANLDMHLRASMTVAFREIHDRTGTTMVYVTHDQSEALALADRVVVMQAGRILQADEPANVYAAPADRTVAGFVGRGFLVPCAVSACRDGMALVSVAGHSFGARLAGGRAATLGPATVLLRPETMRIDTTGIAATVVGAIYRGPVFEVLLRTPSGETLAVDCILPPAIGDNVHVAVSDAYVVPD
- a CDS encoding LysR family transcriptional regulator, whose product is MPANVTLRLDFDAGRRLGHGKIALLEAVERHGSIAAAGREFGMSYRRAWLLVDELNRMFSAPMVAARGGGRNGGGAALTETGSRVVALYRAAEKTILAGAAAEIDALEALLATSAADASPADPSPLDLSPGELPG
- the modC gene encoding molybdenum ABC transporter ATP-binding protein, which translates into the protein MTVAIDLRHRLGDFSLDVRFDSAGGLTALFGPSGSGKTSLVNLVGGLMRPDEGTIAVGGQVLVDTGKGVFVPKHRRRLGYVFQDARLFPHLTVRQNLVYGRWFTPREERYQSFDRVVDLLGIAPLLERRPSLLSGGERQRVAIGRALIASPRLLLMDEPLAALDEARKAEILPYIRRLRDEAGIPILYVSHSVAEVLQLASMVVVLSAGRVVAEGDPAATLRRLDLYPMTEEVEAGSIVDTRVERHDEHFGLTHLASAAGTLQVPLLADAIGTPVRLRLRTRDVMIATRRPEGLSALNILSGTIRAITDSGPTSADIRLDCHGTEISARITRQSVAMLDLSVGLPVHAVVKTISFDRGGGERGGPRGEDRDASP